From the genome of Scleropages formosus chromosome 25, fSclFor1.1, whole genome shotgun sequence:
TTAGTGTTTTCTATTAACAGAGCTTTGTAAACTGCATGACTGCAAATCAGTCCTGCTCATTTTCTTTGTAAAAGAGATTATGTTTTATATGTCACACCTAGAGGACAGGCTCCCACATGAACAGTTTGACAATGCACACCTGGCATTTTAAACCAGAGTCATTTGTAATATTCCAGTTACAACTGTAACCTGCAATAGTTCCTACTGCTTGAGCCATGTGTTCTCTAAACAGGACTCCCGCGAGAGGCGACATGAGCGCACCATCAATGTGATCctgagaaaaataaaggaaaatgatgCATGGCCTCGTTTGACCAAGGATCCTGTCAAGGTCCACAGCAAACATACACATTAAGACAAATTATCATCACTATAAGAACACCTTGAAAAATTACTACTGTAACTACAAAATATCTAATCTTTTGCTCTGGCATTTAATTGTCCTTTAGTGAATAAGAAAAGAGTTAAACATAAAattgtatgaaataaaaataaaattaattgttcttacctcgtgggggtgcggtggcgcagtgggttggaccgcagtcctgctcttccgtgggtctggggttcaagtcccgcttggggtgccttgcggcagactggcgtcctgtcctgggtgtgtccccttccccctccggccttacgccctgtgttgccgggtaggctccggttccccgtgaccccgtaagggacgagcggttctgaaaatgtgtgtgtgtgtgtgtgttcttaccTCTGTTCCAAATTTAAACTTCAAGAAAGAGTGCAAGACATAAGGAACctttttaaagacttttttgGCCCATTTTCACAAAAGACGAATGTTATGCACCTATAAATTCTCTTGACAATGGAAACTTTTGTGgatgcaataaaataaagaattatgATTACTTTTTGTTCTGggagcaaaacacaaaaaggaaaactgcattaaaacaaCATAAACTTGAAGGGTTCAGCGTATTCATTGGTCACTCTCACTCTGatctgacctcctgctgctcaATATTTGTAGGAAGTTCTCAGAGTGTGTAAAGATGCTAAGAGGGAGGATGAGCAGAcctgcatttttattgtcttaAGAGCCCTACACTTAGTCTTAAGAGCCCTCCACtgttattttgttcagtttcttgCAACCTCTTGCCCTGTGTACTTTCAGTGAGAAAATCTAGTGTAGAATCTGAAAAATAGATTGAGTTACGCTGTAAGCACATGTCCTGTTACAGCCCAGCTGGTTGTCCGTGGACTTCGATAACTGGAGAGACTgggagcaggaggaagaagaaggcaTGGCACAGTACGGGGATTACATGGATGTAAGTATCACTGCCCTCTTGGTTTAAGGTGGATCAGGGAGCCAATGCTAACCCTCGCATCTTCCATCTACTTCTGAAGaacatgcttttttctaaaagtGACTTGGAAATATCAGCTCACATGCAGTAAATGCCTAAAATAAAAGAGAGATCATCAACACTTACCTCATACACACAGTTAACTAAATGAGGGATTGTGTTGGACAGTGTTGTGATAAAGTATTTACCCCCATTTCTCTTTCTATGCCATTAAATTTGATTCAGCCTGATTCCCCAGGTTCTTGTACAAGATACTCACACATAGAACAGTGTTCATATacatctgcatgttttttctcCACAGATGCTCAAAAATATGACTAAGAAAGGAGAACCACCTGCAATGGATGACCTTGATGACTTGGATGTAAGCACACACATCTCTCACCTAAaaagtatccatccatccatcttcctccgcttatccgggaccgggtcgcgcgGGCAGTAGCCCGAGCAGagcccccagacttccctctccccacacacctcctccagctcctctgggggaaccccagggcgttcccaggccagctgggagacgtagtctctccaatgtgtcctgggtctgccccgaggtctCTTCCCAGTGGGatatgcccggaacacctcaccaggttcctctcgatgcggaggagcagcggctctactccgagctcctcccgggtgactgagctcctcaccctatccttAAGGGTGCGCcaagccactctgcggaggaaactcatttctgccgcttgtatccgcgatctcattctttcggtcatgatccaaagttcatgaccataggtgagggtaggaacgtagatcgaccagtaaattgagagcttcaccttacgactcagctccttcttcaccacaacagaccggtacaatgaccgcattactgcggacgctgcaccgatccgtccgtcaacctgccgctccgtttttccctcactcgtgaacaagaccccgagatacttaaactcctccacttgagggagcaactcccccctaacccggagggggcaatccacctttttccgactgagaaccatggcctcggatttggaggtgctgattctcacccctgccgcttcgcactcggctgcaaacctctccagtgcacactgcaagtcttgattcgataaagccaacaggaccacatcattcgcaaaaagcagagacaagatcctgcggccaccaaaacagacaccctccgttccctggctgcgcctagaaattctgtccatgaagataatgaacagaatcggtgacaaagggcagccctggcggagtccaacacgcaccgggaacaggtctgacttactgccggcaatgcgaaccaagctgctgctccggtcatacagggaacgaacagcccgtagcagtgagccctgaaccccataatcccgaagtaccccccacaggatgccacgagggacacggtcgaatgccttctccaggtccacaaaacacatatggactggttgggcaaactcccatgaaccctccaacacccgagtgagggtatagagctggtccagtgttccacggccaggatgaaaactgcattgctcctcctgaatccaaagttcgactatcggtcggactctcctctccagtaccccggcatagactttcccagggaggctaaggagtgtgatccccctatagttggaacacaatctccggtcccccttcttaaaaagagggaccaccaccccggtctgccagtccagaggcaccgttcccgagctccacgcaatgctgcagaggcgtgtcagccaagacagccccacaacatccagagacttgagaaactcggggcggatctcatccactcccggagccttgccacagaggagttttttgactacctcagcaacttcagccagggtaatggacgagtccccctccgagtccccaggctcagcttcctctacgggaGGCGTGTCgcagggattgaggagatcctcaaagtactccttccaccacccgaggacatcctcagttgaggtcagcagcgcaccacttccactgtagaaagtgttggcggaacaccgcttcccccctctgagttgccggacggtttgccagaatctctttgaggccgatcaaaagtcttcctccatggcctcaccgaactcctcccaagcccgggtttttgccgcggcgactgccagagccgcgttccgtctggcccgccggtacccgtcagctgcttcaggagtcccatgagccagccaggcccgatagaactccttcttcagcttgacggcatcccttacctccggtgtccaccaccgtgtttggggattgccgccgcgacaggtgccggagactttacggccgcagctccgaaccgccgccccgacaatggaggtttggaacatagtccattcagactcaatgtccccagtctccctcgggacctggttgaagctctgtcggaggtgggagttgaagacctctctgacaggggcctccaccaaacgttcccaacagaccctcactatgcgtttgggcctgccaggtctgtccagctttttcccccgccatcgaatccaactcaccaccaggtggtgatcagttgacagctcagtccctctcttcacccaagtgtccaagacatatggccgaagatatgtgtcactgtcgctgcccacatgggcgttaaagtcccccagtagaacgacagagtccccagtgggagcgctttccagcacacccccagGGACttcaaaaaggccgggtactctgcactgccgctaggcgcataagcacaaacgacagtgagagaccgttccctgacccgaaggcgcagggagacgaccctctcattcaccggggtagactccaacacattgcggctgaactggggggctattaataagcccacacccgcccgccgcctctcaccctgagcaatgccagaatagtggaaagtccacccttgatcaagaagagtggttccagaacccaagctgtgagtggaagtgagcccgactatatctggacggtatctctcaacctcctgcactagctcaggctccctccccgccagtgaggtgacattccaagtcccaaaagccagagttggcgcccgaggtttgggtcggctgggcactcggccccgaccaccacccaaatcacaacacaccagccccttacggcctctccggcaggtggtgagctcaccgaagagcggctccacgtcttgacttcgggctgagcccccgtgggcatagacctggccaccaggcgctcgcatgcgacccccccccaggcctggctccagggtggggccccgctgaccccataccgggcggggtaaacgagaaccttgattttatagtcataagggggttttgaaccgcactttgtcttgtctgtcacccaggacctgtttgccatgggagaccctaccaggggcgtatagccccaggcaacatagctcctgagatcattcaggcactcaaactcctccaccacgttaaggtggcagTTTGAGGAGGGGAcctaaaaactaaaaaacaaaaaatctttttgCTTAAATTACAGTTCATTAAATagttattattagttattttattattattagatatatttacagtatattctgACTGAGAGATATCTATTTAGAAGAAAGCAACTAGGAGTAGCAtggcagtgcagcaggtagcatggtgatgctaaattgcttgCCTTGCGTTCGTGTGGCTACCTTgaaatgaactggtgtcctgtccagaatGTACCCCCCTGGCCTTGCAGCCATTGATTCCAAGATAGACTGTGGACCCCACAGACCTGACCAGGACGAGAAAAAGTGAGAGAGAACTGAACTGGTGTGTTTCCTAATtgccttttctttatttttaggaCGACTGACACTGTTGAAATAAAACCAGGTAAACTAAGGTAAACCTTAAAGTTGTATCATGTTATTTATGTAGCGTGTTGCACCTGCTGCACTGTTCCAGACATACTGCTGCACAacttgtgttaaaaaaaatacagtagtaactcttttttcaaagcagaatAAATGCAGTTACAACTTATAAGTGCCTTATGTGTTGTGTTCTAAATAGTTCACTTGCTACCAGAACCGTTTTCGTGAAATAGTAAAAGCGCTATGCATTGTAGAACATTCTTTAACTCTCTCTTTCCATGCATTTCTTACAGTTCTGTCCTCCATCTAATGTGTGCTCACTAATGGCTTCTTCAGGAATACAAGGCAAAGTTCTgtcatgttaaaaacaaaaagacccCACTGGTTCCCGATGGACTACGCTAGTGACTGCACAGTCGAGACCTGGTCTGCACCATTTGGCATTGCGTCACTGTTGGGTTGAGACCTGTCTCACGCTCTTAGCTCCTTGGTTACCAGCAGTGAGATGTGTGACCCATGGCAGAGTGCTGGAAATGAAATTAGCCTTGAAGCATCAAAGCAGGCTTGACGGGACCTACGACCTGAAGTCTGACCCAAACCTCCTAGACCTGACTGTGGCGGAAATAGTTTGGCATAAGGGTTTTTGTTACTTTTCCATTAcctttgtattttcttgttGAAACTTTATTGATAATCTTGTGTTTTCTTAACAAAACTACTTACTTAAATGTTGCTCATTCATTGAATGGTATGTCCAAATGTGATTCATTGTTCATCCCAGTGTTTGTTTGTATGAAAGTAATTTCAAAAGTTCTGAAACAATCAGTTTTTCCCCCAGTAAAAGCACATGCAAATTAATTTCCAAGATGTTGTCTCATGTCACTCACTCATCGTACAGAGCCAGTATATccaggaaacaaagaaactggaattaatgttaattaatgagttaactgtttatagtatatgtatatttgcccTAATTTTAGATTACCGACTTAGTAAGTTagctatgtaggtctaaaaattgtccttatgtctagtgttgtatgtttatatttatgcttatttacacagcaccgtggtcctgcgagacacgacatttcgtcccactgtatgtccacacatgtagtggaatgacaataaagctcgactcgactcgactcgatGTTTCATGAACTTACTTTGATTGTATTAAATATCAAAGTATAAAATGAAACAGTGGTTTGGACAGGAATAcaagacaaagaataataattacCATGTGAGAGGAACTTACCTGCTAGAAAGAAGGTGATCTGTTTGGATGGGCCACTGAGTTGAGACAAAGCCATCAAAGATCATCAAAAATCACTGTATTACTCACTCTGCGCCCCCAAAAGCCCACCTGATTTGTTCACTTTGGTTGTTGCCACATCCTCAAGATGCATAAAGATTAAGATGCTGGACATTTTGCTGGATTTTTGGTCTACACCCTTTGACAGGTCATCATCTTTTGGTAGCCTTGAGACGATCTGCTtgtttttatctattttttttttagtgagaCATAAGCCTGTATAAGAGTAACTGTCAATATAGATGAAGAGTTGTCCCTAGGGAGCATCACAAAAAGAGCACCTGATGCCGATGTCTTTTTTAACTCTTTGAATAAAACATATACTTGAGAAACAGATTAGCTCCACAGCAGAGGAGCGCGGATCCATGTGTGGGGTGGCAGGGGTTAAAgaaggtttttggttttttaacaGCATGATGACACTTGAAGGCATCTGATCCAAAACTGTGGCAAATTCCTTTGGTGTAACAGCTATTTAATATTTACTCAGGAATTCATCATAGCGCATTAAATGCCCACTAGAATTGAAGAGCTGTTCCACCAGTAAAATCATGTTGTTTTGAACCCAGTTTTCTGGAAACAAGACTTGTCTTTATACAGAATATCCCTGTTGTTCCAGATGACATATTTATATGGAGAGAAGTTGTGTTTATAAGCTAGTGACCAGGCCAAGAGCACCTGTTTATGGAAATGTGACAATTTGATGGGGATTTTACTAACACTGACTGTCATTTCTGAAGGAATGGCGCCGCgaatggccgcctcggtgtggagctccacagttgttttactgtttttgttagtttgccctgtctttagttatactcctacaatcagttttaccaagAACTgttgaacattcggcagtacacaccacccaacattttaccggttttcgataaattattctgacgttttgctggacattgttaGTCGGAGGTGCAACgccgctgctcaagcgctccaaaacgcgcaagcgtggaaagcgagctGGCGCCCTAATAAAGCTCCGAAAGCgtggctttagaacagcgctgcctagtatccatctggcgaacctccgctccttacccaacaaaatggacgaacttttcctcctgtcccaaaaaaacaaggacttattaaactctgctgctctgtgtttcacggaaacctggatgaatgaagccattccggacagcgcgctacatctgccgggcttccagctgttcagagcggatcgcgacgcggaatcagcggggaaatcacgtggcggtaggacatgcttctacatcaacgaaaggtggtgtacagatgtaacagcgttgaagaagatgcgctgtcccgacctaggctagaagcgctcttcatcaactgtaagccttctactcgccgcgggagttttcctcgttcatcctcgtaagtgtttacattccaccgcaagcgtgtgtgagcgcagcgctgcaacagctgggcgatcagatcacagacacagagcaaaaaCACCCTGACTCTGGTGTTATAATcgttctcggggactttaaagcaaatctctcccgtgaactgccgaaaatacagacagcacgttacatgtcctaccagagacagtaataatatactggaccactgttacaccataaaggatgcatatcactctgtcccccgggcagctttggggctctctgatcactacctggttcatcttatactaacctacaggcagaaactgaaatcagctaaacctgtaataaggactgttaaaagatggactgaggaagcagagcaggattTACAAGCCTGCTTGGAGTGCACTGATTGGGGtatttttgaggctgctgctagcgatctggatgagctcacagactctgtaacatcatatatcagtttctgtgaggatatgtgcatccctaccaggactcgtttaacatacaacgaCGACAAactgtggttcactgcaaaactcagacagcttcgtcaggccaaagaagacgcctacaagactggggacagagtcttgtataaacaggccaaaaacacactggcaaaggagatcagagtggctaagagaaactactctgaaaagctgaagaaacagttttcagccaacgatcctgcatcagtgtggtaaggcctgaaagacatcaccaattacaagacatcACCCCCCAGCACCGtatcaactcaacaactggccgactttcaaaccctgtctcacaccctctgaccctctctccacgcatcaattaacacctccagtaacccccaccttcccccctcctgcacctttgatctgtgaagaggaggtgtgtcgggtcttccgaaaacagaagacaaggaaagcaccaggcccagacggtgtctcaccagtctgcctaaaaacctgtactgaccagctggcccctatcttcacaaagatcttcaacagatcactggagctgtaCGAAgtcccttcctgcttcaaatgctccaccatcatccccattccgaagaaacccaaaatcacaggacttaatgactacaaacctgtcgccttaacgtctgtggtcatgaagtcacttgaaagactggtgttggcctacctgaaggacatcactggacccttgctggaccccctgcagtttgcttatcgagcaaacaggtctgtggatgatgcagtcaacatgggactgcactacatcctgcaacatctggacaaaccatggACTTATgcgaggatcctgttcgtggacttcagctcggccttcaacaccatcatcccacacctcctcctgtccaaattaacccaactctctgtgcccacctccatctgtcggtggatcaccaacttcctgacagacaggcagtagctagtgaggctgggaaaatgttcatccaatactcgcacaatcagtactggcgccccccagggatgtgtgctctccccactgctcttctccctgtacaccaatgactgcaccgctaaagacccctctgtcaaactcctgaagtttgcagacgacaccacactcatcggcctcatccgggatggtgacgagtctgcttacagacaggaggtccaagagctggctgtctggtgcagtcataacaacctggagctgaacacgctcaaaacagtggagatgatcgtagactttaggagaaacgcCTCAgcattactgtgtgtgtgtgtgtgtgtgtgtgcctcagcattatccccactcaccatcatgaacagcactgtggcaacagtggagtcattcaggtttctgggcaccaccatctcacaggacctgaagtgggagttccacatagactccattgtgaagaaggcccagcagaggttgtacttccttcgccagctgaggaagttcaacctgccacaggagctactgatgcaattctactctgcagtcgtcgagtctgtcctctgcacttctataactgtctggttcggctcagctacaaaatcagacatcagtagattacagcagatagtttg
Proteins encoded in this window:
- the ptges3l gene encoding putative protein PTGES3L isoform X2, with amino-acid sequence MPKIVRPDNCQPAKALWFDRKKYVTINFMVQNSRELQVDIQENKMILSCKSEDDVNIYNEIYFYDRVQIHDSRERRHERTINVILRKIKENDAWPRLTKDPVKPSWLSVDFDNWRDWEQEEEEGMAQYGDYMDMLKNMTKKGEPPAMDDLDDLDDD